The window CTCGGCCGGGTATAGCGCCAGAATGGTCTCCACTGTGATGTATGGCTTCTGCCAGTGCCTGGGCCGTTAGCATAGTCATAAAGATCACCTCCACCTTCGGATATAACTGAATTCAGCTGTACACAACTGTAATAAATTCGGTCGGTGAGCGAGTGTTGCAGGGGCGGGTCGTGTTATCCCATTCAAAGACGGGGTCGTAGTCGGGTGGAAGTGTTGACACATTACTTAGTGTGTATTATGATGTGTATATGGAGGTGTAAGTTCATGCGCACCAATATAGTCATTGACGATGAACTAATGGAAAAGGCCATGAAGCTCTCTGGTCTGAACACAAAAAAGGATGTTGTCCGTGAAGCTCTTACGGAATACGTAAACCGTCGCACCAGGAAAGATTTAAGTGATCTCAGAGGTAAGATACGTTTTGCGGATAACTACGATTATAAGTCTCTGAGAAAGGGCCGCAGAAATGATTCTGGTTGATACTTCGGTTCTTATTGGCTATATGAAGGGGCATGAGGGTAGCAAAGCGCTATTGTTTGATAAAATTATTTCCCGGGACATCCCCTTTGGCATCAGTGTTTTTACTTATCAGGAGGTATTACAGGGTGCCCGTGATGAATCTGAGCTGATTCAATTAAAGGAGTATTTATCCTCGCAAACGATATACTATCCGCGCTCTGAATTAGTTATATACAATGAGGCAGCTACGGCATACTATACTTTGCGGCGCCGGGGCATCACGCTGGGTTGTACATTGGATTGTTTGATTGCTCTAATTGCTATTGAGAATGACTTGGCGCTTTTGCATGATGACAGCGACTTTGATTACTTGGCCGAAGTTCTCCCCGAGCTGAAGATCTTAACCACAATTTAACTAATCTGGGTTCAGCCAATTACAATGTCCTCGTTGACATTGAGTCGACGGGGGCTTTCTTTGTG of the Bacillota bacterium genome contains:
- a CDS encoding type II toxin-antitoxin system VapB family antitoxin, yielding MRTNIVIDDELMEKAMKLSGLNTKKDVVREALTEYVNRRTRKDLSDLRGKIRFADNYDYKSLRKGRRNDSG
- a CDS encoding PIN domain nuclease; its protein translation is MILVDTSVLIGYMKGHEGSKALLFDKIISRDIPFGISVFTYQEVLQGARDESELIQLKEYLSSQTIYYPRSELVIYNEAATAYYTLRRRGITLGCTLDCLIALIAIENDLALLHDDSDFDYLAEVLPELKILTTI